A single Candidatus Chlamydia corallus DNA region contains:
- the rpmC gene encoding 50S ribosomal protein L29, which produces MAAKKDLLAQLREKSEDDLDAYIHGNKKALFALRAESLLQNKAVKVHMFSMHKKNIARALTIKQERKGKLHG; this is translated from the coding sequence ATGGCTGCTAAGAAGGATTTATTGGCACAGTTAAGAGAAAAAAGCGAAGACGATTTGGATGCGTATATTCACGGGAACAAAAAGGCTTTGTTTGCTTTAAGAGCAGAAAGTTTATTACAGAACAAAGCTGTAAAGGTTCATATGTTTTCTATGCATAAGAAAAATATTGCTCGAGCTCTAACAATAAAACAAGAAAGAAAAGGTAAACTCCATGGCTAG
- the rpsE gene encoding 30S ribosomal protein S5, with translation MSLSKNSHKEDQLEEKVLVVNRCSKVVKGGRKFSFSALILVGDGKGRLGYGFAKANELTDAIRKGGEAAKKNLMKIEALENGSIPHEVLVHHDGAQLLLKPARPGTGIVAGSRIRLILEMAGIKDIVAKSFGSNNPMNQVKAAFKALTELSPRKDLLRRGAAIND, from the coding sequence ATGTCGCTATCAAAGAATTCTCATAAAGAAGATCAATTAGAAGAGAAAGTTCTTGTTGTTAACCGTTGCTCTAAAGTCGTCAAAGGAGGACGGAAATTCAGTTTTTCTGCTTTGATTTTAGTAGGAGATGGCAAGGGTCGCTTAGGTTATGGTTTTGCTAAAGCGAATGAATTAACAGACGCTATTCGCAAGGGTGGTGAAGCTGCAAAAAAAAATTTAATGAAGATAGAAGCCTTAGAGAATGGTTCTATCCCTCATGAAGTACTTGTTCATCATGATGGAGCTCAGTTGTTGTTAAAACCAGCAAGACCTGGGACTGGAATTGTTGCTGGTTCTCGTATTCGTTTGATCTTAGAAATGGCTGGTATTAAAGATATTGTAGCTAAAAGTTTTGGATCTAATAATCCCATGAATCAAGTGAAAGCCGCATTTAAAGCTCTTACAGAACTGAGCCCGCGTAAGGATCTATTAAGAAGAGGAGCAGCTATAAATGATTAA
- the rplB gene encoding 50S ribosomal protein L2, translated as MFKKFKPVTPGTRQLVLPAFDELTTRGELRGTKSKRSLRPNKKLSFFKKSSGGRDNLGHISCRHRGGGAKQLYRVIDFKRNKDGITAKVVTVEYDPNRSAYIALLSYEDGEKRYILAPKGIQRGDVVVSGEGSPFKPGCCMTLKSIPLGLSVHNIEMRPSSGGKLVRSAGLAAQVIAKSPGYVTLKMPSGEFRMLNEGCRATIGAVSNADHNLRVEGKAGRKRWMGIRPTVRGTAMNPVDHPHGGGEGRHNGYIPRTPWGKVTKGLKTRDKRKSNKWIVKDRRK; from the coding sequence ATGTTTAAAAAATTTAAACCAGTAACTCCAGGAACTAGACAATTAGTTCTTCCCGCTTTTGATGAGTTAACAACGCGTGGTGAGTTGCGCGGGACGAAGTCTAAAAGAAGTCTTCGTCCTAATAAAAAGCTCTCTTTCTTTAAGAAGAGTTCTGGTGGGAGAGATAATTTGGGCCATATATCCTGCCGTCATCGTGGCGGAGGCGCAAAACAATTGTACAGGGTGATTGATTTCAAGCGTAATAAAGACGGGATCACTGCAAAAGTGGTTACTGTGGAATATGATCCTAATCGTTCTGCCTACATTGCTCTTTTAAGTTACGAAGACGGAGAAAAACGCTATATTCTTGCCCCCAAGGGGATCCAAAGAGGCGATGTTGTTGTTTCAGGCGAAGGAAGCCCCTTTAAGCCTGGATGTTGTATGACCTTAAAAAGTATACCGCTAGGATTGTCTGTTCATAATATCGAAATGCGACCTTCTTCAGGTGGAAAGCTTGTAAGGTCTGCTGGATTAGCTGCTCAAGTTATAGCTAAATCTCCAGGGTATGTTACTTTAAAGATGCCCTCTGGTGAGTTTCGTATGTTAAATGAGGGGTGCAGAGCTACCATTGGTGCAGTTTCAAATGCCGATCACAACCTACGTGTAGAGGGCAAGGCTGGAAGGAAACGTTGGATGGGAATCCGTCCTACGGTCCGTGGTACTGCAATGAACCCCGTGGATCATCCCCACGGAGGTGGAGAGGGACGTCATAACGGATATATTCCACGTACACCTTGGGGTAAGGTTACAAAGGGATTAAAAACACGTGACAAACGTAAAAGTAATAAATGGATTGTTAAAGATCGTAGGAAATAA
- the secY gene encoding preprotein translocase subunit SecY: MTTLRQFFLITELRRKLFYTFALLAACRVGVFIPVPGINGELAVAYFKQLLGSGQNLFQLADIFSGGAFAQMTVIALGVVPYISASIIVQLFLVFMPALQREMRESPDQGKRRIGRLTRLFTVALAVIQSLLFAKFALRMNLTIPGVVLPTLLSYKLFGAPWIFYITTVVVMTTGTLLLMWIGEQISDKGIGNGISLIIALGILSSFPSVLGSILNKLNLGSQDASDLGLISILILALVFVFVLITTILIIEGVRKIPVQYARRVIGRREVPGGGSYLPLKVNYAGVIPVIFASSLLMFPATIGQFIASESSWMKHIATLLAPGSLVYSICYVLLIIFFTYFWTATQFHPEQIASEMKKNNAFIPGIRQGKPTQHYLEYTMNRVTLLGALFLAAIAILPSLLGYLLRVDSNVSYFLGGTAMLIVVGVVLDTMKQVDAFLLMRRYDGVLKTERTKGRH, from the coding sequence ATGACCACATTGAGACAGTTTTTTCTGATTACCGAATTGCGACGAAAGTTGTTTTATACTTTTGCTTTGCTTGCGGCCTGTAGAGTTGGTGTATTTATTCCTGTTCCAGGGATTAATGGCGAATTAGCTGTAGCTTATTTCAAGCAATTATTGGGATCAGGTCAAAATTTATTTCAATTAGCAGATATTTTTTCTGGAGGGGCTTTTGCCCAGATGACGGTAATTGCATTGGGTGTGGTTCCTTACATCTCGGCTTCAATTATCGTCCAACTTTTTCTCGTATTTATGCCCGCACTCCAAAGAGAAATGCGAGAGTCTCCTGATCAAGGAAAGCGTAGGATTGGCAGACTTACACGTTTATTTACTGTTGCCTTAGCTGTAATACAATCCCTATTGTTTGCTAAGTTTGCTCTTAGAATGAATCTAACGATTCCAGGGGTTGTTCTGCCCACTTTATTGTCCTACAAGTTATTTGGAGCCCCCTGGATTTTTTATATTACAACAGTTGTAGTGATGACTACAGGAACCCTCCTGTTAATGTGGATTGGTGAACAGATTTCTGATAAGGGTATTGGGAACGGGATAAGTTTAATTATTGCTCTTGGAATTCTATCCTCGTTTCCTTCTGTATTAGGGTCTATTCTTAATAAGTTAAATTTAGGATCTCAAGATGCTTCTGATTTAGGTCTAATTTCAATTTTAATCCTTGCTCTTGTTTTTGTTTTCGTCCTTATTACTACGATTCTGATTATCGAGGGAGTTAGAAAAATCCCTGTTCAGTATGCTCGAAGAGTAATTGGAAGAAGAGAAGTCCCTGGAGGAGGGTCCTATCTTCCTTTAAAAGTTAACTATGCTGGTGTAATCCCTGTTATTTTTGCCTCTTCACTCCTCATGTTTCCAGCAACTATAGGACAATTTATTGCATCAGAGTCTTCATGGATGAAGCATATAGCAACTTTACTTGCTCCAGGGAGTTTAGTATATTCTATATGCTACGTGTTGCTCATTATATTTTTTACATACTTCTGGACAGCTACACAGTTTCATCCAGAGCAAATTGCCTCTGAAATGAAAAAAAATAATGCGTTTATTCCTGGTATACGTCAGGGAAAACCTACGCAACATTATTTAGAGTATACAATGAATCGTGTGACCCTTTTGGGAGCGCTATTTTTAGCGGCGATCGCGATATTGCCTTCACTTTTAGGTTATCTACTTCGTGTGGATTCTAATGTAAGTTATTTCTTAGGCGGTACTGCAATGCTGATCGTTGTAGGAGTCGTTTTAGATACAATGAAGCAGGTTGATGCCTTTTTGTTAATGCGTCGCTACGATGGCGTGCTGAAAACAGAACGGACGAAAGGAAGACATTGA
- the rpsS gene encoding 30S ribosomal protein S19 — protein sequence MSRSLRKGPFVDHHLLKKVRAMNIEEKKTPIKTWSRRSMITPEMIGHTFEVHNGKKFLTVFVSETMVGHKLGEFSPTRIFKSHPVKKG from the coding sequence ATGAGTAGATCATTAAGAAAAGGTCCGTTTGTTGATCACCACCTCCTAAAGAAAGTGCGTGCAATGAACATAGAGGAAAAGAAAACTCCTATCAAAACATGGTCTCGTCGTTCAATGATTACTCCTGAAATGATTGGCCATACGTTTGAAGTTCATAATGGGAAAAAATTTCTAACCGTATTTGTTTCAGAAACTATGGTGGGTCATAAATTAGGAGAATTTTCTCCCACAAGGATATTTAAAAGTCATCCTGTGAAGAAAGGGTAA
- the rpsQ gene encoding 30S ribosomal protein S17, with protein MASEPRGSRKVKIGIVVSSKMEKTVVVRVERIFSHPQYLKVVRSSKKYYAHTDLKISEGDKVKIQETRPLSKLKRWRVIEHVGV; from the coding sequence ATGGCTAGTGAACCAAGAGGCTCTAGAAAAGTTAAGATTGGTATTGTTGTCTCGTCAAAAATGGAAAAAACAGTCGTTGTTCGAGTAGAAAGGATATTTTCTCATCCTCAGTATCTTAAAGTAGTGAGGAGTTCAAAGAAATATTATGCTCACACTGATTTAAAAATTTCTGAGGGAGATAAAGTTAAAATTCAAGAGACACGACCTTTGTCTAAGCTTAAAAGATGGCGTGTTATAGAACATGTTGGCGTGTAG
- the rpsH gene encoding 30S ribosomal protein S8, with amino-acid sequence MGMTSDSIADLLTRIRNALMAEHLYVDVEHSKMREAIVKILKHKGFLAHYLVKEENRKRAMRVFLQYSDDRKPVIHQLKRVSKPSRRVYVSVAKIPYVFGNMGISVLSTSQGVMEGSLARSKNIGGELLCLVW; translated from the coding sequence ATGGGCATGACAAGTGATTCTATAGCAGATTTATTAACACGAATTCGTAATGCTTTGATGGCAGAACATCTGTATGTAGACGTAGAGCACAGTAAAATGCGAGAGGCTATTGTAAAAATCCTTAAGCATAAAGGTTTTCTGGCTCATTATTTAGTAAAGGAAGAAAACCGTAAGCGCGCTATGCGTGTGTTTTTGCAATATTCCGATGATCGTAAACCAGTAATACACCAACTGAAACGGGTATCCAAGCCCTCTCGAAGAGTATATGTATCGGTTGCGAAAATCCCTTATGTATTTGGAAATATGGGAATTTCAGTCCTCTCGACTTCTCAGGGAGTTATGGAAGGTTCTCTAGCCAGATCTAAGAATATTGGGGGCGAATTGCTCTGTTTGGTTTGGTAA
- the rpsC gene encoding 30S ribosomal protein S3: protein MGQKGCPIGFRTAVTKKWRSLWYGNKQEFGKFLIEDVKIREFLRKKPSCQGAAGFVVRRMSGKIEVTIQTARPGLVIGKKGAEVDLLKEELKALTGKEVWLEIAEIKRPELNAKLVADNIARQIERRVSFRRAMKKAMQSVMDAGAIGVKIQVSGRLAGAEIARSEWYKNGRVPLHTLRADIDYATACAETTYGIIGIKVWINLGENSPTTANNPAVPSAAA, encoded by the coding sequence ATGGGTCAGAAAGGTTGTCCAATTGGGTTTCGTACAGCGGTTACAAAAAAATGGCGTTCTCTTTGGTATGGAAATAAGCAAGAATTTGGTAAATTTCTTATAGAGGATGTAAAAATCCGAGAATTTTTAAGAAAAAAGCCCTCATGTCAAGGCGCTGCTGGATTTGTTGTCCGTCGTATGAGTGGTAAAATTGAAGTTACTATCCAAACCGCCCGTCCTGGGTTAGTTATTGGAAAGAAGGGGGCTGAAGTTGATCTGCTTAAAGAAGAACTTAAAGCTCTTACTGGAAAAGAAGTCTGGTTAGAAATCGCAGAAATTAAACGCCCCGAACTAAATGCAAAATTAGTAGCTGATAACATTGCAAGACAAATCGAACGCCGTGTCTCTTTCAGACGGGCTATGAAAAAGGCAATGCAATCAGTAATGGATGCTGGAGCTATTGGTGTAAAAATCCAAGTTTCAGGAAGGTTAGCAGGAGCCGAGATTGCTCGTTCCGAATGGTATAAAAATGGTCGTGTACCCCTACATACGTTAAGAGCTGACATTGATTATGCTACAGCTTGTGCAGAAACTACCTACGGAATTATTGGTATAAAAGTTTGGATTAATCTTGGAGAGAATTCGCCTACAACTGCTAACAACCCTGCAGTACCCTCTGCAGCTGCTTAA
- a CDS encoding 50S ribosomal protein L23: MKDPYDVIKRHYVTEKAKMLEHLSAGSGEGKKRGSFCKDPKFVFIVSHDATKPSIAKALEAIYADKNVKVKSVNTINVKPQPARMFRGRRKGKTSGFRKAIVTFYQGHSVG; the protein is encoded by the coding sequence ATGAAAGATCCTTACGATGTAATTAAGCGTCACTACGTAACAGAAAAAGCTAAAATGTTAGAGCATTTAAGTGCTGGAAGTGGAGAGGGAAAGAAAAGGGGAAGTTTTTGTAAGGACCCTAAATTTGTTTTTATAGTCTCTCATGATGCAACAAAGCCGTCAATTGCCAAGGCTTTAGAAGCAATTTACGCTGATAAAAATGTAAAAGTAAAGAGTGTAAACACTATAAATGTAAAACCTCAGCCCGCTCGTATGTTTCGAGGGCGTCGTAAAGGGAAAACCTCAGGATTTAGGAAAGCAATTGTGACTTTCTATCAAGGACACTCTGTCGGATAA
- the rpsM gene encoding 30S ribosomal protein S13: protein MPRIIGIDIPAKKKLKISLTYIYGIGSARSDEIIKKLKLNPEARASELTEEEVGRLNSLLQSEYTVEGDLRRRVQSDIKRLIAVHSYRGQRHRLSLPVRGQRTKTNSRTRKGKRKTVAGKKK from the coding sequence ATGCCACGCATCATTGGAATTGATATTCCTGCAAAGAAAAAGTTAAAAATAAGTCTGACATATATTTATGGAATAGGATCAGCTCGTTCTGATGAGATTATTAAAAAGTTAAAGTTAAATCCTGAGGCAAGGGCCTCTGAATTAACTGAAGAAGAAGTGGGACGACTGAACTCGCTTTTGCAATCAGAATATACGGTAGAAGGCGATTTGCGACGTCGTGTTCAATCAGACATTAAAAGATTGATTGCCGTCCACTCTTATCGAGGTCAGAGACATCGACTTTCCTTACCAGTAAGAGGACAGCGCACAAAGACTAATTCGCGCACTCGAAAAGGTAAAAGAAAAACAGTTGCAGGTAAGAAGAAATAA
- the rplF gene encoding 50S ribosomal protein L6, with translation MSRKAREPIMLPQGVEVSIQNDQIIVKGPKGSLTQQLVKEVTITLKDKGIFVHAAPHVVDRPSCMQGLYWALISNMVQGVHIGFEKRLEMIGVGFRASVQGAFLDLSIGVSHPTKIPIPPTLQVSVEKNTLISVKGLDKQLVGEFAANIRAKRPPEPYKGKGIRYENEYVRRKAGKAAKTGKK, from the coding sequence ATGTCTCGTAAGGCTCGAGAACCTATTATGCTCCCTCAAGGAGTAGAAGTTTCGATTCAAAATGATCAAATTATTGTAAAGGGTCCTAAAGGATCGTTAACGCAACAACTAGTTAAGGAAGTAACAATCACCTTAAAAGATAAAGGCATATTTGTACATGCAGCTCCCCATGTTGTTGATAGGCCTAGCTGTATGCAAGGTTTATACTGGGCACTAATTTCAAATATGGTTCAAGGTGTTCATATAGGGTTTGAAAAGCGTTTAGAAATGATTGGAGTGGGTTTCAGAGCCTCTGTTCAAGGTGCATTTTTGGATCTCTCGATTGGGGTTTCCCATCCTACAAAAATTCCTATTCCACCGACTCTTCAGGTATCAGTTGAAAAAAACACCCTTATTTCAGTGAAAGGGCTTGATAAGCAATTAGTTGGTGAATTTGCTGCAAATATTCGTGCCAAACGTCCTCCTGAACCCTATAAAGGTAAAGGAATTCGTTATGAAAATGAATATGTCCGTCGTAAAGCGGGTAAAGCTGCAAAAACAGGCAAAAAATAG
- the rplE gene encoding 50S ribosomal protein L5 gives MSRLKKFYTEEIRKSLFEKFGYANKMQVPVLKKIVLSMGLAEAAKDKNLFQAHLEELTMISGQKPLVTKARNSIAGFKLREGQGIGAKVTLREIRMYDFMDRFCNIVSPRIRDFRGFSNKGDGRGCYSVGLDDQQIFPEVNLDRVKRTQGLNITWVTTAQTDDECITLLELMGLRFKKAQ, from the coding sequence ATGAGTAGGTTAAAAAAATTCTATACCGAAGAAATTCGCAAATCTTTGTTTGAAAAGTTTGGATATGCAAACAAAATGCAAGTTCCTGTTCTTAAAAAAATTGTCTTAAGTATGGGACTTGCTGAAGCTGCTAAAGATAAAAATTTATTCCAAGCTCACTTAGAAGAATTGACTATGATCTCTGGGCAAAAACCTTTAGTGACGAAAGCTCGAAATTCTATTGCTGGTTTTAAATTGCGAGAAGGTCAAGGAATCGGTGCCAAAGTTACTCTTCGTGAAATTCGTATGTACGATTTTATGGATCGTTTCTGTAATATTGTTTCTCCACGGATTCGCGACTTTCGCGGCTTCTCTAATAAAGGAGACGGAAGGGGGTGTTATTCTGTAGGATTAGATGATCAACAAATCTTCCCAGAAGTTAATTTAGATCGTGTAAAGCGCACACAGGGATTAAATATCACATGGGTAACTACTGCGCAAACAGATGATGAGTGCATTACTCTGTTAGAGTTGATGGGTTTGCGATTTAAGAAAGCTCAATAA
- the rplD gene encoding 50S ribosomal protein L4, with amino-acid sequence MVLLSKFDFSGNKVGEVEVVDSLFADEGDGLQLVKDYIVAIRANKRQWSACTRNRSEVSHSTKKPFKQKGTGNARQGSLASPQFRGGGIVFGPKPKFNQHVRINRKERKAAIRLLLAQKIQTNKLTVVDDAVFVGALTAPKTQRALKFLKDCNIECRSILFIDHLDHIEKNESLRLSLRNLTAVQGFVYGININGYDLASAHNIVISTKALEQLIERLVSETKD; translated from the coding sequence ATGGTTTTATTATCAAAATTTGATTTTTCAGGAAATAAAGTAGGTGAGGTTGAAGTAGTAGACTCCTTGTTTGCAGATGAAGGCGATGGCCTTCAGTTGGTTAAGGATTATATTGTTGCTATTCGTGCCAATAAAAGACAATGGTCTGCATGCACTAGAAATCGTTCTGAAGTGAGTCACTCTACGAAAAAGCCCTTCAAACAAAAAGGAACAGGTAATGCTCGTCAGGGATCTTTAGCCTCTCCTCAGTTTCGTGGAGGAGGGATTGTTTTTGGGCCTAAGCCTAAATTTAATCAACACGTGCGTATAAATCGCAAAGAAAGAAAAGCTGCAATTAGGCTTTTATTGGCTCAAAAAATTCAAACAAACAAGTTAACTGTTGTTGACGACGCAGTATTTGTAGGTGCTTTAACAGCTCCTAAAACTCAAAGAGCATTAAAATTTTTAAAAGATTGCAATATTGAGTGTCGTAGCATTTTATTTATTGATCACCTAGATCATATAGAAAAGAATGAAAGTTTAAGATTAAGTTTGCGTAATCTCACTGCAGTTCAAGGTTTTGTCTATGGAATTAATATTAATGGGTATGACCTAGCCTCTGCTCATAATATTGTTATTTCTACAAAAGCTTTGGAGCAACTTATTGAACGTCTTGTTTCTGAAACGAAAGATTAA
- the rplC gene encoding 50S ribosomal protein L3 — protein MRSHISVMGKKEGMIHVFDKDGSLVACSVIRVEPNVVTQIKIKENDGYFSLQMGAEEVSASPQTIAKRFSKPKLGHLRKAGGRVFRFLKEVRTSEKALEGVSLGDAFGLEVFEDVSAVDVRGVSKGKGFQGVMKKFGFRGGPGSHGSGFHRHAGSIGMRSTPGRCFPGSKRPSHMGAENVTIKNLEVIKVDLEKKVLLVKGAIPGARGSVVIVKHSSRA, from the coding sequence ATGCGGTCTCATATTAGTGTGATGGGAAAAAAAGAAGGGATGATTCATGTCTTTGATAAAGACGGATCCTTGGTCGCTTGCTCAGTAATTCGCGTTGAGCCTAATGTTGTGACTCAGATCAAAATTAAAGAAAACGATGGATATTTTTCTTTGCAAATGGGCGCCGAAGAAGTAAGTGCTTCTCCTCAAACAATTGCAAAACGTTTTAGTAAGCCTAAACTCGGACATTTGCGTAAAGCAGGTGGTCGAGTTTTTCGTTTTCTTAAAGAAGTCCGAACTTCTGAGAAGGCTCTTGAGGGAGTGTCTTTAGGGGATGCTTTTGGATTAGAAGTTTTCGAAGATGTTTCCGCGGTTGATGTTCGTGGAGTTTCAAAAGGAAAAGGTTTTCAGGGTGTCATGAAAAAGTTTGGTTTTCGTGGCGGCCCAGGAAGTCATGGATCTGGGTTTCATCGTCACGCAGGTTCTATAGGAATGCGATCGACTCCTGGACGTTGTTTCCCAGGAAGCAAGCGTCCTAGTCATATGGGCGCAGAGAACGTTACTATAAAAAATTTAGAAGTAATAAAAGTAGATTTAGAAAAAAAAGTGCTGCTGGTTAAAGGTGCCATTCCTGGAGCGCGAGGCTCTGTTGTTATAGTGAAACATTCTTCTAGAGCTTAG
- the rplN gene encoding 50S ribosomal protein L14 → MIQQESQLKVADNTGAKKVKCFKVLGGSRRRYATVGDVIVCSVRDVEPNSSIKKGDVIKAVIVRTRRHITRKDGSTLKFDTNSCVLIDDKGNPKGTRIFGPVAREIRDRGFIKISSLAPEVI, encoded by the coding sequence ATGATTCAGCAAGAAAGTCAGTTAAAAGTTGCCGATAATACTGGAGCTAAAAAAGTAAAATGCTTCAAGGTTCTTGGCGGTTCTCGTAGACGTTATGCTACCGTCGGAGATGTAATTGTATGTTCAGTTAGAGATGTCGAACCTAATAGTTCTATAAAAAAGGGAGACGTTATCAAAGCTGTGATCGTGCGTACTCGTCGACATATTACAAGAAAAGATGGATCCACTTTAAAATTTGATACAAATAGCTGTGTGCTTATCGATGATAAAGGAAATCCTAAAGGGACAAGGATTTTTGGCCCCGTAGCTCGAGAAATTCGAGACAGAGGCTTTATAAAAATTAGTTCTCTAGCTCCTGAAGTAATTTAA
- the rplO gene encoding 50S ribosomal protein L15, with the protein MIKLESLFDISERKRRKKLLGRGPSSGHGKTSGRGHKGDGSRSGYKRRFGYEGGGVPLYRRVPTRGFSHKRFDKCVEEITTGRLAELFQEGEAITLDALKAKRAIAKQAVRVKVILKGDLEKTFVWQDAAVVLSQGVQNLLGIA; encoded by the coding sequence ATGATTAAACTAGAATCATTATTTGATATTTCTGAGCGCAAACGAAGAAAAAAATTATTAGGTCGAGGTCCTTCTTCTGGTCACGGGAAAACTAGTGGTCGTGGTCATAAAGGAGATGGTAGCCGTTCTGGGTATAAACGTCGTTTCGGTTATGAGGGAGGGGGAGTTCCTTTGTATAGAAGAGTCCCTACACGAGGATTTTCTCATAAACGTTTTGATAAATGCGTTGAAGAAATTACTACAGGACGTTTAGCTGAGCTCTTCCAAGAAGGAGAAGCAATTACTTTAGATGCTTTAAAAGCAAAGAGAGCAATTGCTAAACAAGCTGTGCGAGTAAAAGTAATTCTCAAAGGAGATCTAGAAAAGACTTTCGTATGGCAAGATGCCGCTGTAGTACTATCGCAAGGGGTACAAAATTTGCTAGGCATTGCTTAA
- the rplR gene encoding 50S ribosomal protein L18, whose product MESSLCKKSLMKTRRALRVRKVLRGSSTKPRLSVVKTNKHIYVQLIDDSIGKTLASVSTLSKLNKSQGLTKKNQEVAKVLGTQIAELGKNLQLDRVVFDRGPFKYHGIVSMVADGAREGGLQF is encoded by the coding sequence ATGGAAAGTTCATTATGTAAAAAGTCATTAATGAAAACGCGAAGGGCTTTACGAGTGCGTAAAGTATTAAGAGGTTCCTCTACAAAGCCTCGTTTATCCGTAGTGAAAACAAATAAACATATTTATGTACAGTTGATAGATGATTCTATCGGCAAGACATTAGCTTCCGTTTCCACTCTATCAAAATTAAATAAGAGTCAAGGTTTGACTAAAAAAAACCAAGAGGTTGCTAAGGTATTAGGAACCCAAATTGCTGAATTGGGAAAAAACCTTCAACTAGATCGAGTTGTTTTCGATCGCGGACCTTTTAAGTACCATGGAATTGTCTCTATGGTAGCTGATGGGGCTAGAGAAGGTGGTTTACAGTTTTAA
- the rplV gene encoding 50S ribosomal protein L22: MFKAIARYIRVQPRKARLAAGLMRNLSVQEAEEQLAFSQLKAGRCLKKVLNSAVANAELHENVKRENLSIIEVRVDAGPVYKRSKSKSRGGRSPILKRTSHLTVIVGEKER; this comes from the coding sequence ATGTTTAAAGCGATCGCCCGATATATTCGGGTACAACCTCGTAAAGCTAGATTAGCCGCTGGGCTTATGAGAAATCTGAGTGTTCAAGAAGCAGAGGAACAGCTGGCATTTTCTCAATTGAAAGCTGGAAGATGTTTAAAAAAGGTTTTAAATAGCGCCGTAGCTAATGCTGAGTTACATGAAAATGTAAAGCGTGAAAATTTAAGTATTATCGAAGTTCGAGTAGATGCTGGACCTGTCTACAAGCGATCTAAATCAAAAAGTAGAGGAGGACGCTCTCCTATTTTAAAACGTACCAGTCACTTGACTGTTATTGTTGGTGAGAAGGAACGGTAA
- the rplP gene encoding 50S ribosomal protein L16 gives MLMPKRTKFRKQQKGQFAGLSKGATFVDFGEYAMQTLERGWVTSRQIEACRVAINRYLKRRGKVWIRIFPDKSVTKKPAETRMGKGKGAPDHWVAVVRPGRILFEVANVSKEDAQDALRRAAAKLGIKTRFVKRVERV, from the coding sequence ATGTTGATGCCTAAACGAACCAAATTTCGTAAGCAACAAAAAGGACAGTTTGCAGGATTAAGTAAAGGAGCTACATTTGTAGACTTTGGAGAATATGCGATGCAAACTCTTGAGCGTGGCTGGGTTACTAGTCGTCAAATTGAAGCCTGCAGGGTTGCGATTAATAGATATTTAAAACGTCGAGGAAAAGTATGGATTCGTATTTTCCCCGATAAAAGTGTAACAAAAAAGCCTGCAGAAACTCGTATGGGTAAAGGTAAAGGGGCCCCAGATCATTGGGTAGCAGTAGTTCGCCCGGGACGTATATTGTTTGAAGTAGCGAATGTTTCTAAAGAAGACGCTCAAGACGCTCTCCGAAGAGCTGCTGCCAAACTAGGAATAAAAACACGTTTTGTTAAGCGAGTAGAAAGGGTGTAA
- the rplX gene encoding 50S ribosomal protein L24, with translation MKRQNIRIGDKVFILAGNDKGKEGKVLSLTEDKVVVEGVNIRIKNIKRSQQNPKGKRISIETPVHISNVRLSITGEPAKLSVKVTEQGRELWQKRPDGTSQLYRLVRGKKG, from the coding sequence ATGAAAAGACAAAACATTCGTATTGGTGATAAGGTATTTATATTAGCTGGTAACGATAAAGGAAAAGAAGGAAAAGTCCTTTCTTTGACTGAAGATAAGGTAGTTGTCGAAGGTGTAAACATTCGCATAAAAAATATAAAGCGTAGTCAGCAAAATCCTAAAGGTAAACGTATTAGTATAGAGACTCCTGTCCATATTTCTAATGTACGTTTAAGCATAACTGGTGAACCCGCGAAGCTCTCTGTCAAAGTGACTGAACAAGGGCGAGAGTTGTGGCAGAAACGCCCTGACGGAACATCTCAGCTGTATCGTCTGGTAAGAGGAAAGAAAGGCTAA